In the genome of Candidatus Amarolinea dominans, one region contains:
- a CDS encoding response regulator codes for METNQPIRILFVEDVPADVELAVRVLRQEELAFTFTRVETKAAFLKALEEFQPDLIISDYAMPAFDGMQALKLLLERDLTLPFILLTGSLNEEIAVACMKAGASDYVLKDRLKQLPFAVREALEQKKTRLAKAETERALGESEQRFRSLIENASDLIVILNPD; via the coding sequence ATGGAAACGAATCAACCGATACGCATCTTATTCGTCGAAGATGTTCCCGCCGATGTCGAATTGGCAGTGCGCGTGCTCCGCCAAGAAGAGCTTGCCTTTACTTTCACGCGCGTGGAAACTAAAGCGGCGTTCCTAAAGGCATTAGAGGAATTCCAGCCCGATCTGATCATATCGGATTACGCGATGCCGGCATTCGACGGCATGCAGGCGTTGAAACTTTTATTAGAACGCGACCTCACGCTACCGTTTATCTTGCTGACCGGTTCATTAAATGAGGAAATTGCTGTCGCGTGTATGAAAGCCGGCGCAAGCGATTATGTCCTCAAAGACCGGCTCAAACAATTGCCCTTTGCGGTACGCGAGGCGCTGGAACAAAAAAAGACGCGATTAGCCAAAGCAGAAACCGAACGCGCGTTGGGCGAAAGCGAACAACGTTTCCGGTCACTCATCGAAAACGCATCTGACCTGATTGTGATCCTGAACCCGGATTAG
- a CDS encoding HAMP domain-containing protein has translation MQFLQDLSIRIKVLIPPAIFIGELAIVAWLGIYGMTQQHATLGAVNEIALTKIRAVDDFIILSEQVQSDVFQIYVLHSMKLPQSEVQPINMRLQQGLSDLNIAHGEMLTHWQPDSAERAILERMKPPMDAFRLQAQQAAVTVADNPSFGVLLVRSSGVSFAEFRKTLVELQDYQKAKVVRLAGEMEQSTRTLASVIIVFAFLITLGALVVTTQMSTRLISQPIRSITQVMRQLASGDLSVKVGDLNRRDEIGAMAKAVEVFRNNALEKVRLDKELHASEDRFRLLFTQMLEGFALHEIICDDKGNPVDYRFIEANQAFEKLTGLPAREIIGKTIRQVLPDTEQDSIDKYGQVALTGQSIVFERYARELDRHYTMHAYCPQRGQFAVISEDITERKRQETQILAARAALQRLLAEADQSRRALLSVVEDQKIAEEQINKLNAELEQRIIERTAQLQAANKELEAFAYSVSHDLRSPLRAVDGFSRILLEEYEDKLDAEGKRLLNVVRTNTQRMDQLITDLLTLSRITRGEMQFSRIDMTALVHTVYHEIASPETQGAISFSVAHLPDAFGDPTLLRQAWSNLLSNATKYTMPKTERRIEIGSYAEDGMNVYFVKDNGVGFDPAYTHKLFGVFQRLHTTAEFEGNGVGLAIVQRIIHRHGGRVWAEGQVNQGATFYFALPQK, from the coding sequence ATGCAATTTTTGCAGGATCTATCCATTCGCATCAAGGTTTTGATTCCGCCCGCGATTTTCATCGGGGAATTAGCGATTGTCGCGTGGCTGGGAATCTATGGCATGACTCAACAACACGCGACACTGGGGGCTGTCAATGAAATCGCGCTGACCAAGATCAGGGCGGTGGATGATTTTATCATCTTGAGCGAGCAAGTGCAGTCGGATGTATTTCAAATCTATGTCCTGCACTCGATGAAACTGCCCCAGTCAGAAGTCCAGCCGATCAACATGCGGCTCCAGCAAGGTCTCAGCGATCTCAATATCGCTCACGGCGAGATGCTGACCCACTGGCAACCGGACTCGGCGGAACGCGCCATTTTGGAGCGGATGAAACCACCCATGGATGCGTTTCGGTTGCAAGCGCAACAAGCGGCGGTCACCGTTGCCGACAATCCATCGTTTGGCGTCCTCCTGGTTCGTTCATCGGGGGTGAGCTTCGCCGAATTTCGCAAGACGTTGGTGGAATTGCAGGATTACCAAAAGGCGAAGGTTGTTCGCCTCGCCGGCGAGATGGAGCAATCCACACGGACACTTGCCAGCGTAATCATCGTTTTTGCCTTCTTGATTACCTTGGGCGCGCTGGTCGTCACCACGCAGATGAGCACTCGGTTGATTTCTCAGCCCATTCGCTCCATCACCCAGGTCATGCGCCAATTGGCGTCGGGCGATCTGTCGGTCAAGGTAGGGGATTTGAATCGCCGAGACGAAATCGGGGCGATGGCAAAAGCGGTGGAGGTGTTTCGGAACAATGCGCTTGAAAAAGTACGCTTGGACAAAGAATTACACGCCAGCGAAGACCGCTTTCGCTTGCTGTTCACGCAGATGCTGGAGGGCTTTGCGTTGCACGAGATCATCTGCGATGACAAGGGCAACCCGGTTGACTATCGTTTTATCGAAGCGAATCAAGCGTTCGAAAAACTGACCGGCTTGCCCGCGCGTGAGATTATTGGCAAGACAATTCGTCAGGTCTTGCCTGACACAGAACAAGATTCGATTGACAAGTATGGTCAGGTCGCCTTGACCGGACAGTCCATCGTTTTTGAACGCTATGCGCGCGAATTAGATCGGCACTATACTATGCACGCGTATTGCCCCCAAAGGGGACAATTCGCGGTGATCTCTGAAGACATCACCGAGCGCAAACGACAAGAGACGCAAATCCTTGCCGCGCGCGCTGCACTGCAACGCTTGCTCGCCGAAGCGGATCAGTCGCGCCGTGCCTTGCTCAGCGTGGTGGAAGACCAGAAAATAGCCGAAGAACAAATCAACAAACTCAACGCCGAACTGGAACAGCGCATCATCGAGCGCACCGCCCAACTGCAAGCCGCGAACAAAGAACTGGAAGCGTTCGCCTACTCCGTCTCGCACGATCTGCGCTCGCCGCTGCGCGCGGTGGACGGCTTTTCGCGGATTCTCCTGGAGGAATACGAAGACAAACTGGACGCCGAAGGCAAGCGGTTGCTGAACGTCGTTCGCACTAACACACAGAGAATGGACCAACTCATCACCGATCTGCTCACTCTCTCGCGGATCACCCGGGGCGAGATGCAGTTCTCCCGCATTGATATGACTGCGCTCGTTCACACCGTTTATCACGAGATCGCTTCGCCGGAGACGCAAGGGGCAATTTCGTTTTCCGTCGCGCACTTGCCGGATGCGTTTGGCGATCCGACTCTGCTCCGGCAAGCGTGGAGTAATTTGCTTTCCAATGCCACCAAATATACAATGCCCAAAACCGAGCGGCGTATTGAAATTGGTTCTTATGCGGAAGATGGAATGAATGTTTACTTCGTGAAAGACAATGGCGTCGGTTTTGATCCCGCCTATACCCACAAACTCTTCGGCGTCTTTCAACGTTTGCACACAACCGCCGAGTTCGAAGGCAATGGTGTGGGGCTGGCGATCGTTCAGCGCATCATTCACCGCCACGGCGGGCGCGTGTGGGCGGAAGGACAAGTCAATCAAGGCGCGACATTCTATTTTGCGTTACCCCAAAAGTAG
- a CDS encoding PAS domain S-box protein: MGYTVAAVSGAKITDFIDPPDLPNFIAATEHRARTPGPSAFSMLMRVRHADSSWRILEGMGSNLLDHGVSGLVINARDITERKRAEEALRESEERYLLLFEHSPIGVLLMDLATGKIIEANETASRQLGYTREEFAALRISDWEVLEKPEETAERTQKIIREGSDEFETLHRTKSGELRNVRVWVKTLEVNGRAVFYAIFRDITERKRAENALAQERNLLRTLIDNLPDDVYIKDAESRYVINNPAHLRSLGATRQEDVLGKTAFDFYPQPSAAQYYAEEQEIIRSGQPMLDQEDLSADLVTGQQVWLLAKKVPIRDSQGKVVGIVGVSRDITERKQAEAERERLLAQVQAQAEQIAQIMDTVPEGVLLLDADGQVLLANPAGVRDLVTLAGAAVGERLTHLGDLPLAELFAAAERGGPWHEVRVGRHIFEAIARSVSANSPAAGHWVLVINDVTQARDLRDQLQQQERLAAVGQLAAGIAHDFNNILAIIALQAPLIARAPGLAERERERLAIISEQTSHATRLIQQLLDFSRRAVLERRPLDLGPLLKEQVKLLARTLPESIEVTLVCEPGEYVVLADPTRLQQMLMNLAVNARDAMPAGGTLRLALAQQETAPRPDLPAGPWVRLAVTDSGTGIAPEAQAHLFEPFFTTKPRGQGTGLGLAQVHGIVKQHEGEITVDSAVGQGTTFTIYLPAVAEAASAQNPAPAPAAAAGGDAQLILIVEDNDVLLDAMSDILEMMGYRVTSAGNGVEALAVLAMRGDTIALVLSDLMMPVMGGEALLRAMRARELTTPVVILSGYPLEGELVGLKTQGLAGWLLKPPDLDDLARLLTQALESTAPQMAE, from the coding sequence ATGGGTTATACCGTCGCGGCAGTCAGCGGAGCGAAGATCACGGATTTCATCGACCCGCCAGACCTCCCGAATTTCATCGCCGCCACTGAACATCGCGCCCGTACGCCGGGTCCCTCCGCGTTCTCGATGCTGATGCGCGTCCGCCATGCCGATAGTTCTTGGCGGATCTTGGAGGGCATGGGCAGTAATCTGCTGGACCACGGGGTGAGCGGACTGGTCATCAATGCCCGCGACATCACCGAGCGCAAGCGCGCGGAGGAGGCGTTGCGCGAAAGCGAAGAACGCTATCTCTTGCTATTCGAACATTCACCGATTGGTGTCCTTCTGATGGACCTGGCAACGGGAAAAATTATCGAGGCGAATGAAACGGCAAGCCGGCAATTGGGCTATACGCGCGAAGAATTTGCTGCTCTAAGAATCTCCGACTGGGAAGTGTTAGAGAAGCCTGAGGAAACAGCAGAGCGGACCCAGAAAATAATTCGCGAAGGCAGTGACGAATTTGAAACGCTCCACCGCACCAAAAGCGGTGAGCTCAGAAATGTCCGCGTATGGGTCAAGACACTTGAGGTGAATGGTCGCGCTGTTTTTTACGCTATTTTCCGGGACATCACCGAGCGCAAGCGCGCGGAGAATGCGCTGGCGCAAGAGCGCAACCTGTTGCGCACGCTGATTGATAATCTGCCCGATGACGTTTACATCAAAGACGCCGAAAGTCGGTACGTCATCAACAACCCGGCTCACCTGCGCTCACTGGGGGCAACACGACAAGAAGATGTGCTCGGCAAGACCGCCTTTGACTTTTACCCGCAACCTAGCGCCGCGCAATACTACGCCGAAGAACAGGAGATCATTCGGTCAGGTCAACCGATGCTTGATCAAGAGGACCTTTCGGCGGATTTGGTGACCGGTCAGCAGGTATGGCTTCTGGCGAAAAAGGTGCCTATCCGGGATAGCCAAGGCAAGGTGGTTGGGATAGTGGGCGTAAGCCGCGACATCACCGAACGCAAGCAGGCGGAGGCCGAGCGGGAACGGCTGCTGGCGCAGGTGCAGGCCCAGGCCGAACAGATCGCCCAGATCATGGACACCGTGCCCGAAGGCGTGCTGCTGCTGGACGCCGACGGCCAGGTGCTGCTGGCGAACCCGGCGGGTGTGCGCGATCTGGTGACGCTGGCCGGCGCGGCCGTCGGCGAGCGGCTCACCCACCTGGGCGACCTGCCCCTGGCCGAGCTGTTCGCTGCCGCGGAGCGCGGCGGGCCGTGGCACGAAGTCCGGGTGGGCCGGCACATCTTCGAGGCCATCGCCCGATCGGTCAGCGCGAACAGCCCTGCGGCGGGACATTGGGTACTGGTCATCAACGATGTAACGCAGGCGCGCGACCTTCGCGATCAGCTCCAACAGCAGGAACGGCTGGCCGCCGTCGGCCAATTGGCGGCCGGCATCGCCCACGACTTCAACAACATCCTGGCGATCATCGCGCTGCAGGCGCCGCTGATCGCCCGTGCCCCTGGCCTGGCCGAGCGCGAGCGTGAGCGCCTGGCTATCATCAGCGAGCAGACCAGCCACGCTACACGGCTGATCCAGCAGCTCCTCGATTTCAGCCGCCGCGCGGTGCTGGAACGGCGGCCGCTCGACCTGGGGCCGTTGCTGAAGGAGCAGGTCAAGCTGTTGGCCCGCACTCTGCCTGAGTCAATCGAAGTGACCCTGGTGTGCGAGCCGGGCGAGTACGTGGTGCTGGCCGATCCTACGCGGCTGCAACAGATGCTGATGAACCTGGCGGTCAACGCGCGCGATGCCATGCCCGCGGGCGGCACGCTGCGCCTGGCGTTGGCGCAGCAGGAGACGGCCCCGCGGCCCGATCTGCCGGCCGGCCCCTGGGTGCGGCTGGCGGTGACGGACAGCGGCACGGGGATCGCGCCCGAGGCGCAGGCGCACCTCTTCGAGCCGTTCTTCACCACCAAGCCGCGCGGCCAGGGCACCGGCCTGGGGTTGGCGCAGGTGCATGGCATCGTCAAACAGCACGAGGGCGAGATCACGGTGGACTCAGCCGTGGGCCAGGGGACCACCTTCACCATCTACCTGCCAGCCGTGGCAGAGGCCGCGTCCGCGCAAAACCCCGCGCCAGCTCCCGCCGCGGCGGCCGGCGGCGACGCGCAGTTGATCCTGATCGTGGAAGATAACGATGTGCTGCTGGACGCCATGTCCGACATTCTGGAGATGATGGGCTATCGCGTGACCAGCGCGGGCAACGGCGTAGAGGCGCTGGCCGTGCTGGCGATGCGTGGTGACACGATTGCGCTGGTGCTCAGCGACCTGATGATGCCAGTCATGGGCGGTGAGGCGCTCTTGCGGGCCATGCGGGCGCGCGAGCTGACCACGCCGGTTGTGATTCTGAGCGGGTATCCGCTGGAGGGCGAGCTGGTGGGGTTGAAGACGCAGGGCTTGGCCGGCTGGCTTCTCAAACCGCCGGATCTGGATGACCTGGCGCGGCTGTTGACGCAGGCGTTGGAGAGCACAGCTCCACAGATGGCTGAGTAG
- the tal gene encoding transaldolase, translating into MNASQALHAAGQSVWYDNIQRGLLDNGELAGMIGREEIRGVTSNPTIFMNAITKSHDYDAALRPLAKAGRSAEEIFWQLAIADIQTAADLFRPLYHQSGKGDGFVSLEVSPYLAHETDATLAEARQLWQRVDRPNLMVKIPATKAGLPAISAAIAAGINVNVTLIFSRSRYAEVMDAYLQGLEQRAAAGLPLDSISSVASFFVSRVDSKIDARLSDQDAHLRGKAAIANARLAYADFKEVFATERFQALAAQGGRVQRPLWASTGAKNPAYSDVLYVVELVGLQTVNTMPPQTLVALLDHGQVRPASLEEDLDAARQTLAELQALGIVMDAVTDELEDEGVKSFADAFTALLAAVETSRQAAR; encoded by the coding sequence ATGAACGCATCGCAAGCACTCCATGCCGCGGGCCAGTCGGTATGGTACGACAACATCCAGCGCGGCTTGCTGGACAACGGCGAGCTGGCCGGCATGATCGGCCGCGAGGAGATTCGTGGCGTGACCTCCAACCCGACGATCTTCATGAACGCGATCACCAAATCGCACGACTATGACGCCGCGCTGCGGCCGCTGGCAAAGGCCGGCCGCAGCGCGGAGGAAATCTTCTGGCAGCTTGCGATCGCGGACATCCAGACCGCGGCGGATCTGTTCCGCCCGCTTTACCACCAGAGCGGCAAGGGCGATGGCTTTGTCAGCCTGGAAGTCAGCCCGTATCTGGCGCATGAGACGGACGCCACGCTGGCGGAGGCCAGGCAGCTTTGGCAGCGCGTGGACCGCCCCAACTTGATGGTGAAAATCCCCGCCACGAAGGCCGGCCTGCCCGCAATCAGCGCCGCGATTGCCGCGGGCATCAACGTCAACGTCACCCTGATCTTCTCCCGCAGCCGCTATGCCGAGGTGATGGACGCCTACTTGCAGGGCCTGGAGCAGCGCGCGGCCGCGGGGCTGCCGCTCGACTCGATCAGCTCGGTGGCGTCGTTCTTCGTCTCACGCGTGGACAGCAAGATAGATGCCCGCCTGAGCGACCAGGACGCTCACCTGCGTGGAAAGGCCGCGATTGCCAATGCCCGCCTGGCCTATGCCGACTTCAAGGAGGTCTTCGCCACCGAGCGCTTCCAGGCCCTCGCGGCCCAGGGCGGCCGTGTGCAGCGCCCGCTGTGGGCATCCACCGGAGCCAAGAACCCGGCCTACAGCGATGTGCTTTACGTCGTGGAACTGGTCGGCCTGCAGACGGTCAACACCATGCCGCCGCAGACCCTGGTCGCGCTGCTGGATCACGGGCAGGTGCGGCCCGCCAGCCTGGAAGAGGACCTGGACGCCGCCCGCCAGACCCTGGCCGAACTGCAGGCGCTGGGGATCGTGATGGACGCAGTGACGGACGAGCTTGAGGACGAGGGCGTCAAGTCCTTCGCGGACGCGTTCACCGCCCTGCTGGCCGCGGTGGAAACGAGCCGCCAGGCTGCTCGTTGA
- a CDS encoding response regulator — protein sequence MNGQVEILLVEDNPNDAELALRALKKNNLANNVAVVTDGEEALDFVFARGAYSHRKIENGPKVILLDLKLPKVDGLEVLRAIKSDPVTRIIPVVVLTSSKEERDIVESYKLGANSYIVKPVEFDKFVAAVKDLGLYWLLLNQPPTR from the coding sequence ATGAACGGACAAGTTGAAATTCTGTTGGTCGAGGACAATCCCAACGATGCGGAGTTGGCGTTGCGGGCATTGAAGAAGAACAACCTTGCCAACAATGTCGCCGTCGTTACGGATGGCGAAGAGGCATTGGATTTCGTTTTTGCGCGCGGCGCGTACAGCCACCGCAAGATCGAAAATGGTCCGAAGGTGATCCTGCTCGATTTGAAACTCCCCAAAGTGGATGGACTAGAAGTCTTGCGGGCGATCAAAAGTGATCCGGTCACCAGAATCATTCCGGTCGTCGTGCTGACGTCGTCAAAAGAAGAAAGAGATATTGTTGAGAGTTACAAGCTGGGCGCGAACAGTTACATCGTCAAGCCGGTCGAGTTCGATAAGTTCGTTGCTGCCGTCAAAGACCTGGGGCTGTACTGGCTGCTGCTCAATCAGCCGCCGACGCGATAA
- a CDS encoding nucleotidyltransferase: MSPSVAMRPLLNALAAVQLVLDAWSQQGVIIGGVAASLLGRPRYTADVDAVVLVSTQALSEFAAVTRRAGLMPRVPDAEAFARRHRVLLLRHAESGVDVDISLGALPFEEQAVARATVVQVSGLALRLVTPEDLIIMKAVAHRRQDMEDIQAVIERHPNLDRQRIRLWVQQFAEVLEAPELWTDIAGWLESKPAPRSRRKRV; encoded by the coding sequence ATGAGTCCATCCGTTGCGATGCGACCCTTGCTGAACGCCCTGGCTGCAGTGCAACTGGTCCTGGATGCGTGGTCGCAGCAAGGCGTGATCATCGGTGGTGTGGCGGCCAGCCTCTTGGGACGACCGCGCTATACGGCTGATGTGGACGCGGTCGTTTTGGTCTCCACACAAGCGCTGTCAGAGTTTGCCGCGGTGACGCGGCGCGCCGGCTTGATGCCACGCGTCCCCGATGCGGAGGCGTTTGCACGGCGTCATCGGGTCCTCCTGCTGCGCCATGCCGAGAGCGGCGTAGATGTGGATATTTCGCTGGGCGCCCTGCCTTTCGAGGAGCAGGCGGTTGCGCGCGCCACGGTGGTGCAGGTCAGCGGTCTTGCGCTGCGACTGGTCACGCCCGAAGACTTGATCATCATGAAAGCCGTGGCGCACCGCCGCCAAGACATGGAAGATATCCAGGCGGTGATCGAACGTCATCCCAATTTGGACCGCCAGCGGATTCGACTGTGGGTGCAGCAATTTGCCGAGGTCCTGGAGGCGCCCGAACTGTGGACCGACATCGCCGGCTGGCTGGAATCCAAGCCCGCGCCGCGCTCGCGCAGGAAACGCGTATGA
- a CDS encoding ABC transporter substrate-binding protein gives MGCVPVAPTTPAPASSTPIGATSQPRRGGTLVILSGVGSPRHFNPALISGSATAFPAAQIFASPLRYDENWNPQPYLAKSWEVSKDGLAVTLHLVQGATFHDGHPITSEDVAFSVMTVKTYHPFKTMFAPVDKVDTPDPLTAVIRLSRPHPAILLAMSPALLPILPKHIYGDGRDILTHPANLAPVGSGPFKLVKYVPGESIVLERYEGFFIPSRPYLDGIVIRLEDDPNAQVIAMERQEAHLLPLFADFAGLDRLSSKPYLAVTPRGAEGLGPLVWLAFNLQHKPLDDKRVRQAIAYAVDPNFITQYLHQGKTQRAISPIAPSSPFFAAGVHKYDLDLDKATKLLDAAGYPLKPDGTRFGLTLDYIPVIPTQQRDIALYLERQLAKIGIRVQVRKSATFPDWAARIGAWDFDMTMDSVYNWGDPVIGVHRTYLSDNIRKGVVWSNTQNYRNPRVDELLAQAEREMDANQRKQLYAEFQQIVTEDVPIVYINVLPIYTVYNTALGNPPLSIWGVHSPLDEVYWKTPLVKAYAPIPTVASASPPLMVVGVQAMTLIQERGSYDTLALLRDPQQGFLDLQGSGLHILGFTRQGTVFLDNSGQTKPGMELGGILDLQGQNVIQRLVNAAQGKDGGLVHLTGVWPHPVTQQADPMSAWCGMLSDQDILCALQWDSR, from the coding sequence ATGGGTTGCGTGCCAGTTGCACCCACCACGCCAGCGCCTGCTAGTTCAACCCCGATTGGCGCAACGTCTCAGCCGCGCCGCGGCGGCACGCTCGTCATTTTGAGTGGCGTGGGGTCGCCCCGACATTTCAACCCCGCGTTAATCTCTGGCTCGGCTACGGCGTTTCCCGCCGCACAGATTTTTGCCAGCCCGCTGAGGTACGATGAGAATTGGAATCCGCAGCCGTACCTGGCGAAGAGTTGGGAAGTCTCAAAGGATGGTTTGGCGGTTACGCTACATTTGGTGCAAGGGGCAACCTTTCACGATGGACATCCCATCACCTCGGAAGACGTGGCTTTTTCCGTGATGACGGTCAAGACATATCATCCATTCAAGACGATGTTTGCGCCGGTGGATAAAGTGGACACGCCCGATCCACTCACAGCAGTGATTCGCCTATCGCGCCCCCACCCGGCAATTCTGCTGGCAATGTCGCCCGCGTTGTTGCCGATTCTGCCCAAGCACATCTACGGCGATGGGCGGGACATTCTAACCCATCCCGCCAACCTGGCACCGGTGGGTTCGGGTCCCTTCAAACTGGTGAAATATGTCCCTGGCGAATCTATCGTGTTGGAACGCTACGAAGGATTCTTTATTCCAAGCCGTCCTTATCTGGATGGAATTGTGATTCGGCTTGAGGATGATCCGAACGCGCAAGTGATTGCGATGGAGCGACAGGAGGCGCACCTGCTGCCCCTGTTCGCCGATTTTGCGGGACTGGACCGGTTGAGTAGCAAGCCATACCTGGCGGTCACCCCGCGCGGGGCTGAAGGGTTAGGTCCACTGGTCTGGCTTGCCTTTAATCTGCAACACAAACCGCTAGACGACAAACGCGTGCGGCAAGCCATCGCCTACGCCGTTGACCCCAATTTCATCACCCAATATCTGCACCAGGGAAAAACACAGCGCGCCATCAGCCCCATCGCGCCGTCTAGTCCATTCTTCGCCGCCGGCGTTCACAAGTATGATCTTGACCTGGACAAGGCAACCAAACTGCTGGACGCGGCGGGGTATCCGCTGAAACCGGACGGCACGCGCTTTGGCTTGACCTTGGATTACATTCCAGTAATACCCACCCAACAACGGGACATCGCGCTCTATCTCGAACGGCAACTTGCCAAGATCGGCATCCGGGTGCAGGTTCGCAAATCGGCGACCTTTCCCGATTGGGCGGCGCGCATTGGCGCCTGGGATTTTGATATGACGATGGATTCGGTCTATAACTGGGGCGACCCGGTCATCGGCGTCCACCGGACGTATCTGTCCGATAACATTCGCAAAGGCGTGGTCTGGTCCAATACGCAAAACTATCGCAATCCCAGAGTGGATGAACTCCTTGCCCAAGCCGAACGGGAAATGGATGCCAACCAGCGCAAGCAATTGTACGCCGAGTTTCAACAGATCGTGACCGAGGATGTGCCTATCGTCTATATCAACGTGTTGCCGATCTACACGGTGTACAACACGGCGCTGGGCAATCCGCCGCTTTCCATTTGGGGAGTGCATTCGCCTTTGGACGAGGTCTATTGGAAAACGCCGCTCGTCAAAGCGTATGCGCCGATCCCCACGGTGGCAAGTGCCAGTCCGCCTCTCATGGTCGTTGGCGTCCAGGCAATGACGCTCATTCAGGAGCGCGGCTCGTACGACACACTGGCTTTGTTGCGTGATCCACAGCAAGGATTTTTGGACCTCCAAGGATCGGGGTTGCACATCCTGGGTTTTACCCGGCAAGGCACCGTGTTTCTGGACAACTCGGGACAAACCAAACCCGGCATGGAACTCGGCGGTATTCTGGATCTGCAAGGGCAAAACGTGATCCAGCGTTTAGTGAACGCCGCCCAGGGCAAGGATGGGGGGCTAGTCCATTTGACCGGCGTGTGGCCCCATCCGGTGACCCAGCAAGCCGATCCCATGTCGGCATGGTGTGGCATGTTGTCCGACCAAGATATTCTCTGCGCTCTGCAGTGGGATTCACGGTAA